One Pseudoliparis swirei isolate HS2019 ecotype Mariana Trench chromosome 4, NWPU_hadal_v1, whole genome shotgun sequence genomic window carries:
- the znf507 gene encoding zinc finger protein 507 isoform X2: MEEVSNAAVLITHSPASSSSSTPSALGPLSQSRARQDGEGAASQGFQQKQAADSLIQVIEKLSKIVEKRPQRRCTSAGPKRAPSAGGGGGEGEGTRGSRGGSPLRKMKRGCKGQESAEEEVQSDGRCAALSSPGDGNNNNNSLASVATGPDGGVHKRTVTCYQCSLCPHLSPTLPLLKEHLKQHNEQHSDLILMCSECRFTSRDQGLLEAHVRLHFDAVKDEVPETRDGDWSGVETEAIGSSSDGSGEPPPQKKWYSYEEYGLYRCLICSYVCSQQRMLKTHAWKHAGLVDCSYPIFEDEDGAAARREAPAATNAPPTREESVVLSPVRQDKAIQTLATAYKFQLCVPTAAGSKRGAPSRPVSDPSGSLKMEEEEYPIKDLASEEPLVEVQVTTEAESEVETDGPHDSLLSAAQKIINSGPNGAGHINVIVERLPLAEDAVLATNPLLLGPDVDRDKSLAVTKEEEGRGGAGAPEREAVGAEPSVGSGSPRDENIPPASRTRTHSESLRLHSLAAEVLVAMPMRTSELPPCSTKVSLRSVTARAQSPGSRQRLVEAGQGVSDAETTAALLDLELHGGGREEDLGSLCLGEEEEEGPATKAGISLSLLTVIERLRERSDQNASDEDILRELQDNAQFQDGAAANGTGGYVCRIPGIDGLVASDADGGGGLVDYIPGSERPYRCRLCRYSSGNKGYIKQHLRVHRQRQPYQCPICEHVSSDSKDLETHMIHHCKTRMHQCKQCPNAFHYKSQLRSHERERHSFTAALTPVTETTASMVEEAERAADEECGLQKMYKCDVCDYTSSTYVGVRNHRRIHNSDKPYRCCSCDFATTNMNSLKSHMRRHPQEHQAVQLLEQYSPLRTWCPTDAGSSV, from the exons ATGGAAGAGGTCAGCAATGCAGCGGTACTCATCACACactcccccgcctcctcctcctcctccactccgtcAGCGCTGGGACCCCTCTCTCAAAGCCGAGCCCGGCAAGACGGCGAGGGCGCCGCCTCCCAGGGGTTCCAACAGAAGCAGGCGGCCGACTCGCTCATCCAGGTGATCGAGAAGCTCAGCAAGATCGTGGAGAAGCGGCCCCAGCGCCGCTGCACCTCGGCAGGACCGAAGAGAGCCCCCTCtgcggggggtggaggaggtgagggggaggggacgagggggagcagaggaggcTCCCCCCTTAGGAAAATGAAGAGGGGCTGTAAGGGGCAGGAGagcgcggaggaggaggtgcagtcgGACGGCCGCTGCGCGGCTCTTTCCTCGCCCGGtgacggcaacaacaacaacaacagcctcgCCTCCGTGGCCACCGGCCCCGACGGCGGCGTCCACAAGCGGACCGTCACGTGCTACCAGTGCAGCCTGTGTCCCCACCTCTCCCCGACGCTGCCGCTGCTCAAAGAGCACCTGAAGCAGCACAACGAGCAGCACAGCGACCTCATCCTCATGTGCTCCGAGTGCCGCTTCACCTCCCGGGACCAGGGCCTGCTGGAGGCCCACGTCCGGCTGCACTTCGACGCCGTTAAGGACGAGGTTCCGGAGACTCGGGACGGCGACTGGAGCGGCGTGGAAACCGAGGCGATCGGGAGCTCGTCGGACGGCTCCGGGGAGCCGCCGCCGCAGAAGAAGTGGTACAGCTACGAGGAGTACGGCTTGTACCGCTGCCTGATCTGCAGCTACGTGTGCAGCCAGCAGCGGATGCTCAAGACCCACGCCTGGAAGCACGCCGGCCTGGTCGACTGCTCCTACCCCATCTTCGAGGACGAGGACGGCGCCGCTGCGAGGAGAGAGGCGCCGGCCGCAACCAATGCGCCGCCGACCCGCGAGGAGTCGGTCGTTCTGTCCCCGGTCCGTCAAGATAAAGCCATACAGACGTTGGCCACCGCCTACAAGTTCCAGCTCTGCGTGCCGACGGCCGCCGGGAGCAAGCGGGGCGCGCCGAGTCGTCCGGTTTCTGATCCCAGCGGAAGTctaaagatggaggaggaggagtacccCATCAAGGACCTGGCCTCGGAGGAGCCCTTGGTCGAGGTGCAGGTGACGACGGAGGCGGAGTCCGAGGTGGAAACGGACGGTCCCCACGACAGCTTACTGTCGGCGGCGCAGAAGATCATCAACAGCGGCCCCAACGGCGCCGGCCACATCAACGTGATCGTGGAGCGGCTCCCTTTGGCCGAGGATGCGGTGTTGGCGACAAACCCGCTGCTCCTCGGCCCGGACGTGGACCGGGACAAGAGCTTAGCGGTCAccaaagaggaagaagggcGGGGCGGCGCGGGAGCTCCAGAGCGCGAGGCGGTCGGCGCGGAGCCCTCCGTGGGCAGCGGCTCTCCGCGCGACGAGAATATTCCCCCGGCGAGTCGAACGCGGACACATTCCGAGTCGCTCCGCCTGCACTCCCTGGCGGCCGAGGTCCTGGTCGCGATGCCCATGCGGACCTCCGAGCTCCCCCCCTGCAGCACCAAGGTGAGTCTGAGGAGCGTCACAGCCCGGGCCCAGAGCCCCGGCTCGCGCCAGAGACTCGTAGAAGCTGGGCAGGGGGTGTCCGACGCAGAGACGACGGCTGCTCTGCTGGACCTGGAGCTCCACGGcgggggcagagaggaagattTGGGGTCCCTGTGtctgggggaggaggaagaggagggccccGCCACCAAAGCCGGCATCAGCCTGTCTCTGCTCACCGTCATCGAGCGGCTCCGCGAGCGCTCGGACCAGAACGCCTCAGACGAGGATATCTTAAGAGAGCTGCAGGACAACGCGCAGTTCCAGGACGGGGCGGCGGCGAACGGCACCGGGGGCTACGTGTGCCGCATCCCGGGGATCGACGGGCTGGTTGCGTCCGACGcagatggcggcggcggcctggTGGACTACATCCCCGGCAGCGAGCGGCCGTACCGCTGCCGCCTGTGCCGCTACAGCAGCGGCAACAAGggctacatcaagcagcacctGCGGGTGCACAGGCAGCGGCAGCCGTACCAGTGTCCCATCTGTGAGCACGTCTCCTCGGACAGCAAGGACCTGGAGACCCACATGATCCACCACTGTAAGACCAGGATGCACCAGTGCAAGCAGTGCCCCAACGCCTTCCACTACAAG AGTCAGTTAAGAAGTCATGAAAGGGAGCGGCACAGCTTCACGGCAGCCCTCACGCCCGTCACTGAAACCACCGCGTCCATGGTGGAGGAAGCGGAGCGGGCGGCGGACGAAG AATGCGGCCTGCAGAAGATGTACAAGTGCGACGTCTGCGACTACACCAGCTCGACGTATGTCGGGGTGAGGAACCACCGTCGGATTCATAACTCCGACAAGCCTTATCG GTGCTGTAGCTGTGATTTTGCCACCACCAACATGAACAGCTTAAAGAGCCACATGAGGCGGCACCCGCAGGAGCACCAGGCCGTGCAGCTGCTGGAGCAGTACAG ccccctcaggacttggtgccctacggaCGCTGGTAGTAGTGTGTAG